The genomic segment GAAAGGAAATCGGTAATTTTACCTTTCCCTTCGTCGCCCCACTGTGTTCCGACTACTACTACTGATGACATATTCTCATCCACCTCCACGTACGATTCAAAACCACGACTAAGTGTAACGCGGAAAAAAACAGAAGTCAATCAAATACCGAACAATTAATTAATGTATTTCTGTTTCGTTCGTTTAATTACTCCTTTTTGCTTCCTTTTTTCCTTTACTTTCAAGATATCGAAACATAATGATTCTTCCCGATGACTTCGTTTGTCCAAATCGTTATACTTCCTTTATGTGCTTTACTCTCGTCTTGTTTATCAAAATCGGGGGCTAGGCTACAGATACACTACTATTTAATTCTTCTACATACGCCCGCCGCGCTTTTCCTCTCCGAATCGACTTCTGAGCGGCAATCCCTTGCGCCGCTTCGCTTCGCTGCAGGGTCGCGCCTGATTGCTGTTCGCTCAAAAGCGATTCAATTCGGAACGCGCGACTCAACAAATCGATCCCCAATGATCCATACGACCCGCTACACAAGACAACCGTTTTACTTCTCGTGACTCCTACGGGAAAAAGCACAAGACGTCTTGTGCTGTCAGAGGCAGGCAAGACCCTGCTCCGTGTTCGTCAGAACGAAGGAGCAACGGCTTGCGCCTCGCCCGAGGAAAGCACGAGAAGAAAGACACGGTTGTCAGAAAGCAGAAAGCAAAAAGCCCCGTTCACAACATTGAATTTATCTTGTCCACACGTGAACTAAACTAACACCCCAGTCATGATTTTCTACAAACAAAAACACCCCGACCTGGTTAGATCGAGGTGTTGCTTGTTACGCCGGTGGAGCATACGAATTACTCGGCTCAAGATCGACGAATTTATTAAATTCTTTCCGAAAAGCGAGTTTAACCGTACCGGTCGGACCATTCCGCTGTTTCGCGATGATGATCTCGATCGTATTCGCATCTTCCGTTTCTTTGTTGTAGTAATCGTCCCGGTATAAGAAGGCGACGATATCCGCATCTTGCTCAATCGCCCCTGATTCCCGGATATCCGACATCATCGGTCGTTTATCTTGACGACTCTCCACACCACGCGAGAGCTGCGATAAGGCGATGACGGGCACTTCGAGTTCACGTGCGAGCGACTTTAAGGAACGGGAAATCTCTGAGACTTCCTGTTGACGGTTGTCGCTTGAGCGACCGTTCCCTTGAATCAACTGCAAGTAATCAATCATGATCATGCCGAGTCCGTGCTCTTGCTTTAAGCGACGACACTTCGCCCGGATATCATTGACACGAATCCCTGGCGTATCATCGATGTAAATCCCTGCTTGCGACAGACTGCTCATCGCGAGCGACAGTTTACCCCAATCTTCATCTTCGAGTTGCCCCGTCCGGAGACGTTGCGCATCGACGTTGCCTTCTGCACAGAGCATCCGCATGACGAGTTGTTCCGCACCCATCTCAAGACTAAAGATGGCAACATTCTCGTCGGCACGGGTGGCGACGTTTTGCGAGATGTTCAAGGCGAATGCCGTCTTCCCGACAGACGGACGGGCGGCGACGATGATTAAATCGTTACGCTGGAACCCGGCCGTCACTTGATCGAGGTCGCGGAAGCCGGTCGGAATCCCGGTCGTTTCACCGCTTTGCTTATGCAATTTATCAATCGTCGCATACGCGCTCGTCAAGACGTCAGAAATCGGGATGAAGCTTGCGCTCCCCTTGCCTTGCGAGACTTCAAGAATCTTCCGTTCTGCTTCATTCAGCAGGACGTCGACTTCATTTTGTCGTTCGTACCCGTCTGTGACGATTTCATTCGCTGTCCGGATTAAACGGCGGAGCGTTGATTTTTGGTCGACGACATTGACGTAATAATTGATATTCGCCGCTGTCGGGACACCTTCCGCAAGCTCACCGAGATAGGCAAGCCCGCCGATTTCTTCCAAGACACCAAGCGTGCTCAGTTCCGCCGTGACGGTGACGAGATCGATCGCTTCGCCACGGTCCGACAACACGAGCATCGCTTCAAAAATCCGTTGGTGTGCCGCTCGATAAAAATCGTGTGGCAATAATCGTTCGGACGCACTGATCAATCGATCAGCATCAATCATGATCGCCCCAAGGACGGCTTGTTCCGCCTCGATACTTTGGGGTGGCGTATTTTGCATTACATCACTCATCACCGATCCCCTTTTCTAATCACGCTTCTTTGACCTGAACGTTTAGCGTCGCTGTGACTTCATTGTGCAGTTTTAACGGCACTTTCGTGAATCCGAGGGCTTTGATCGGGTGTTCAAGCTCGATTTTACGTTTGTCGATTTTGTAGCCCATGCTCTTCAATGCTTCTGCAATTTGTTTACTCGTGACTGAACCGAAGACACGGCCGCCTTCGCCCGCTTTCGTCGAAACGACAATCGTTTCTTTTTCAATCTTCTCTTTTAACGCTTCCGCGTCGAGCAATGCTTGTTTCGCTTGCTCTGCTGCTTTACGTTCATGTGCTTCATGTTGTTTTAAGTTCCCTGTTGTCGCGGGACGCGCTAATTTCTTTTTGAATAACACGTTGTTCGCGTATGCATCTGCGACTTCTTTCACGTCTCCTGCTTTACCTTGTCCTTTAACGTCTTGCAATAAAATAACTTTCATTCGATTTCCTCTCCTTTTGTTTCATCTTCTAGATAACGATCGATTGCTTGTCTTAATTCATCCGCGACCGTGATGATCGATTCCGTCATCTGTGTCGCCGCATTCGTTAAGTGACCACCGCCACCTAACGTCTCCATGATCAACTGGACATTGACCTCACCGAGCGACCGGGCACTGATTGCCGTTCGACCATCTTGGAGCTCAGCGATGACGAAGGCAGCACGGATTCCTTGTAAGGATAACAGTTGATCCGCCGTTTGGGCGATCAAGACTTGATCATGGATGACCCCTGGCTCCGCTGTCGCGATCGCCATACCGGCCTTATAGATTTCCGTCCGCTCGAGAATATGCGACTGTTCGACATACGTCTCGAGGTTTTGACTAAGGAACTCTTGGACGAGGACCGTATCTGCGCCTTGCGAACGCAAGTAGGAGGCCGCATCAAACGTCCGCGAGCCTGTCCGGATCGTAAAGCCTTTCGTGTCGACGATGATTCCTGCAAGTAACGCCGTCGCTTCAAGCATTGACAGCTTTTCGTTCGTCGGTTGGTATTCAATCAACTCTGTGACGAGTTCTGACGTCGATGAGGCATATGGTTCCAGATAGACGAGCACCGGCTCCTCGATGAAATCTTCTCCGCGACGGTGATGATCGATGACGACCATTCGTTCGAACTGATCCAGTAATGCCGGAACGACGACAAGCGACGGTTTATGCGTGTCGACGATAATCAATAACGCTTGATCGTCGACGAGTTGCTCAGCTTGGAACGAATTGATGAAGCGCGACTCCAGTTTCTCGTCTTCACTGATTTCCGACATCATCCGTCGAATCCCTTGACCGATTTCTGCATCCGGTAACACGATATGTGCTTCCTTATCGTTCATCTCGGCAAGCTTGAGAATACCAATCGATGCTCCAAGTGAATCCATATCAGGATTTCGATGACCCATGACGAGGATTCGACTCGATTCCTGCATCAAGTCACGCAACGAATTAGCGATGACCCGTGCTCGGACACGCGTCCGTTTTTCCGTCGGGTTCGTTTTCCCACCATAAAAGCGGACTTTCCCGTCACGTTTGATGACGACCTGGTCACCCCCGCGTCCGAGTGCTAAGTCAAGACTCGACTGCGCCATCTGACCGAGAACAGGTATCGCGTCACTGCCACAGCCAATTCCGATCGACAGCGTTAATTGCACCCCACGTTGACTCGTCTCGTCTCGGACAATGTCTAAGATGGAAAACTTCGTCCGCTCAAGGATCCGTAGATTCTCTTCTGTCGTCACGACGAAGTAACGGTCTGAGGCGGTACGTTTTATATAGGTGCCGTGATCCGCCGCCCAATGGTTCAATAACTGGGTGACCCGACTATTTAATTCACTTCTTAATTGATCTTCAATCCCTTGCGTCATCTCATCATAGTTATCGAGATAAATGACGCCGATGACGGTTTGATTGTCGACGAGTTGTTGTTCAACTTGCGCCTCTTCTGTCATATCAAATAGATAGAACGTCCGATTTTCACGATTCGAGAAGACACGATAGACGGACTCACCAATCTCAAGTGTCGCTTGATCTTCATCCGTCGCCATCATTTCAACGAACAAGGGATCGAGATCGAGTAACAGATGCCCCATTGCCAAGTCGTCGAAGATTTCACGCATCGGATCATTGAACCATGTGACGTGCGTTTCCTCATCATATAGTAAGATTCCAATCGGCATATTCGTCAAAGCATCTTGCCCTGTATCCTCGACTTGAATCGATATTCTTTCGACATATGCTTCCCAGGACTTTCGTGCCCGCTGCTCTTCTAATAGATGAAGGACAAAAAGAACAGTCGTCACGAACGCACCAATTGCTGCGATGATTGGATTACTAATTGCGACGACGAGAAGTAGACCGACGATTAATAGATACGGAACGAAGCGAACAACCCGCCGTTCCCGTTCTGATGATACTTGTTGACCTGACTCCATCGCGTCCTCCTTAAATACTTCTAATTAAAAATTCGTTAACTTGTTTATTATAACCGAAAAATAGGACCGGTTGAAAGCGAAGCGAAAAAAAGCGCCCTTCCTTCGAAAAGGAAAAGCGCTTCACCGTAATCAGTCAGCTACGTATGGGATTAAAGCCATTTGACGTGAACGTTTGATTGCGATTGTAAGTGGACGTTGGTATTTCGCTGAAGTACCAGTCACACGACGTGGAAGAATCTTACCGCGTTCCGAAATGAAACGTTTGAGAAGTTCTACGTCTTTATAATCGATATGAGTGATGTGGTTCGACGTGAAGTAACATACTTTACGACGACGTTTTCCACCTGGACGACGTGCCATGTGATTAACCTCCTTTTTAGAGTAAATTTTTCAGTCCAACGTTCCCATTAGAATGGGAGATCGTCGTCTGAAAGATCGATCGAACTTCCACCGCTGAACGGATCAGCGCCGAAGCCCGAGTTCGATGAAGATGAAGCGGGTGCTGGCGAGGAAGAGTTGTTCTGCTGTTGCTGTGAACCCCATCCTGCAGCATTCCCGTTTCCACCTGTATTTGAATTCGAAGAATAGCTGTCACTATCTGAAGAACGGCTTGCATTGCGTGATTCTAGGAATCGAACACTATCCGCGACGACTTCAGCACGATATCGACGTTGACCCTCTTTATCGTCATAACTGCTAATCTGTAGGCGACCCTCGACACCTGCGAGGCTACCTTTTTTCAAATACTGAGCAACGTTCTCTGCTTGCTTGCGCCATACGACGCAATCGATGAAATCAGCTTCTCGCTTCCCATCTTGTCCCGTAAATGGACGGTCACATGCGAGTGTGAATCGCGTTACCGCAATCCCGCTCTGCGTATAACGCATTTCAGGGTCACGAGTTAACCGACCGACTAAAACGACGCGGTTAATCATCAGAATCACTCTCCTGTTTCAGCTTATTTCTCGTCTTTTGTGATCATTAAGCGAACGATATCGTCACTGATCTTCATGAGACGGTCAAGTTCTTTAGTAGCTGCTGGTTCAGCAGTCACGTTAAGAAGAACATAGAATCCTTCACGCATATCATTGATTTCGTAAGCGAAACGACGTTTACCCATTTCAGTTGTTTTTTCAACTGTACCACCGTTGTCAGTGAGGACTTTGTTGAAACGCTCAACTAGAGCTTTTCGTGCTTCCTCATCAACTTCCGGACGGATGATGTAAAGTACTTCGTATTTACGCATATCTGTCACCTCCTCTTGGACTGGCGGCTCGATTCATCGAGCAAGGAGCAATAATTCATTACTCACATTTGTTAATACTATCAAAGTATTTTGGTTTATGCAATAACGATTCGTTCGCTCCGCTTAAACGTTGAAGCGGAATGTGACAACATCGCCATCTTGGAAGACATATTCTTTACCTTCAGAACGGTAACGTCCTTGTTCTTTGACTGTCGCCATGTTTCCAGCTGCTGCTAAGTCATCGTATGCGACCACTTCAGCACGGATGAATCCACGTTCGAAGTCAGAGTGGATGACACCGGCACATTGTGGTGCTTTCATCCCTTTTTTGAATGTCCAGGCACGAACTTCTTTTTCGCCCGCTGTGAAGTATGTCGCGAGACCGAGCGTGTTATAGGCTGCATGGATCAATTGATCGAGACCTGACTCTTCGATTCCGAGGTCAACGAGGAACTCTTGACGTTCTTCCGGTTCGAGTTCAGCGATTTCTTCTTCGATCCGGGCACAGATGATGATGACTTCCGCGCCTTCTTTTGCTGCGAACTCACGCACGAGACGGACGTTTTCGTTGCTGTCTGCATCCGCGACTTCGTCTTCACCGACGTTTGCGACATAAAGCATCGGTTTCATCGTCAACAATTGGAAGTGTTTCACGATTGCCGCTTGATCTTCGTTTAGTTCTGCAAGACGTGCTGGTTTTTCGTCTTCGAGCAATGCGAGGACGATTTCAAGTGCTTCGAGTTCGCCTGCTGCGTTTTTATCACGTGACTTGACTTGTTTTTGGACACGTTGGATCCGTTTTTCAACCAATTCGAGATCGGCCAAAATCAACTCGAGGTTGATCGTTTCGATATCATCGATCGGTGAGACTTTACCTGAGACGTGTGTGATGTTTTCGTCGACGAAACAACGGACGACCTGACAGATCGCATCGACTTCACGGATATTGGCTAAGAATTTATTTCCGAGTCCTTCACCTTTAGACGCGCCTTTGACGATTCCCGCGATATCCGTGAATTCGAATGCTGTCGGGATGGTCTTCTTCGGGTTGACGAGTTCTGTCAATTTACGAAGACGTGCATCGGGTACTTCGACGACACCTACGTTCGGGTCGATTGTTGCGAACGGATAGTTCGCCGCCTCGACACCTGCTTGTGTAATCGCGTTAAAAAGTGTTGATTTTCCTACGTTTGGTAAGCCAACGATTCCTGCTGTTAATCCCACTTGGAATTCCTCCTTTTCGGTATTTCCTAGGAAATCCGTGCTAGCGGCCGCAGTGGGTAGATTGATTACACCACGTCAGCACATCTTTCACAATTATAGATAGTTCAATTTTTTTAAGCAAGGAGATGGGAATTCTTTTTTAAAGAGTTTGCTAATTCACCTAGCCGCTTAATCAAAACTTAGACTTCTCTTCAATCTTTTTTCCACCATTAGCGTCCTGCTTTATAACTAAAAAGACCGAGGCACCTATTAAGCGCTTCGGTCGTGTTTGATCAAATTCATTCTGGTAAGACTTTTTTTAACCGCTTATCAAAATCGCGCCGAGGCATTAAGATGCTTGCCCCACACCCTTGACATTTGATACGGATGTCCATGCCGACACGAATGATTTGCCACCGGTTCGTTCCGCATGGATGTTGTTTCTTCATTTCGACATAATCATGGAGATTGTACGTTTTTGGCATCATTGATTTGCTCACCATTCCCTTGATCTGTAGTGTTCATCATGACCATGTGCGGGTACGGAATCTGGATTCCTTCCGCTTCGAGACCTTGTTTGAATTCTTTACGCATCAAACGGCCCGCTTGAAAATGTTGCATCGGTGGTACTTCTGCCATCATACGGTACGCAACGCCAGAAGAATCAAGCATTTGGACACCGAGTATTTGAATCGGTTCAACGAACATATCGGCGTACTTCTTCGTCGTCGCTTCCGAGATGTCGTTCAGAATCGTCTCGACCCGATCAAGATCCTCTTCATACGGAACTTGGACATCGACTAAGGCAAAACTGTTATCGACCGAGAAGTTCGTCACTTGCAGAATCTGACCATTCGGGACGATATGAATCTCGCCCGTCAGACCTTTCAGCTTCGTCGTCCGAATACCAAGCTCGATGACAATCCCTTCAATCACGCCAACGCGGACATAATCACCGACTTTGAACTGTCGTTCGAAGATGATGAAGGCACCTGTGATGATATCTTGAACCAGGTTTTTCGCACCAAACGAAATGGCAAGACCGGCAATCCCTGCACTGGCGACGAGTCCTGTGATATTGATGCCGAATTGACTGAGTACGGTCAGCAACATGACAATTCCGAGGACGTAGCGAATCGCATTTTGCAACAATTTGAGTAACGTCTCGTTTTGTCGTTGCGCTAAATAATCATGCTCGTTGATTTTTCGAATCGTAAACAAACGGGCGACTGCTCCCGTCAGGACCCGTGTCAGGATATAAAATCCGACAATGATGATTAACGCAATCGTCACCTTCAGTCCAAACCGAATCCACATTTCTGTATCCGTCACTTGTGCAATCAACTTATCGACCTGGGCGACTGATTCTTTCACATCTTGATTGGTAGCCATTCTTTTCATCCTTTCCTTTCTCTCTATTACGACAGTATACGTGATTTTTAATGAGTTTCAACTAAAGAACCGATTTCGACGTTAGTTTTCCCGAAAAACCGGGAAAGGAAAATCATTACAGAACACCTTCACTCTCGCCAATACACCATGACGTAGACACCTAGAGAAGAAAGGATGATCTAGAGATGAACTTCCGCTTTCATTCACATGAGCCAAAGCCCTACTCTTTCTTTTTAGAGCATACAGAGCCGTTTGCGAAAGAACGATTAGCTGAACAATTACACGAGCAAGTCGCTGCGACGAAAGAAACACGTCCGGTCGTTCTCGTTTGTATCGGTTCCGATCGTTCGACGGGGGATTCCCTCGGTCCACTCGTCGGTACATTCCTCGAAAAATCCCGTCCCGCGCATATGCATGTGTATGGCACATTAGCCAAACCGGTTCATGCCTTAAATTTAGCTGAGACACTTCACTCGATTCAAACGACCCATTACAAACCACTCGTCATCGCCATCGACGCTTGTCTCGGACGCTTATCGAGCGTCGGTCATGTCTTTTTCTCGGAAGGTCCTCTCGCACCCGGAGCCGGTGTCCAAAAAGAATTGCCTGCTGTTGGTGACTTCAACATCAAAGCCGTCGTCAACGTCAGTGGATTTATGGAAATGATGATTTTGCAAAATACCCGACTCCACCTCGTCTATGAATTAGCTGAACTTGTTGCCGACAGCTTCGCCTTACTCGATGCGAAACTGGCAGCGGAAACAAAACGAACAACGATTTCCTTTACGCCCCGTTCGATTTAAACAGCACACACTACAATTAAAATAAGGACAAGCGAATCCTTACGACTCGCTTGTCCTTATTTTTTTGTCATTCTTCTTCCGGTAACAAAATATCAAGTATCCGATTTAAATCTTCTTCGTCCATAAAATCGATTTCTAGTTTCCCTGCCTGCTTCGTCGTCTTGATTCGAACACTGGCCCCGATCCGCTCCCGTAACGCGTCTTCAATAAAATGAAGTTCAGTCGTCTGTTCAGAAACATGCCGCTTTTGCTTACGTTCGCGGAGCTCTTGCTCAAGACGACGGACATTCCAATTCTCCGTGATGACGCGTTCCGCCATCCGCTCGATTTTTTGCGGATTTTTTAAAGCGAGCAAGGCACGTGCATGCCCCATCGATAACCGTTCTTCCATGACTGCTTGTTGGACGAGTGGCGGTAATTGCAACAAGCGTAGACTGTTCGTGATGTGCGAACGACTTTTTCCGACACGGCTCGCAAGTTCTGCTTGCGTCACCTCAAACTCTTCCAACATCTCGGCATACGCCATCGCTTCTTCAATCGCACTTAAATCAGCACGCTGAATGTTTTCAATCAACGCAAGCTCCATCATCCGTGTATCATTGGCCTCGATGATTAAGACAGGTACATTGGTGAATCCGACTTGTTTCGCTGCTTGATACCGGCGTTCCCCGGCGACGATTTCGTAAAATCCATCACGTGGTCGAACGACGATCGGTTGAATCATCCCGTGCTGTCGTAAAGAATGTGCTAACTCTTGTAATGCTTTTTCATTAAATTGTTTGCGTGGCTGACCTGGATTCGGTCGAATCGCCCGCAGGGGTATCTCATTCACATGAATCTCTCCTAAACGTAGCGGAAGGCACGACCGCAGTTTACGGACGTGCCTTCACGATGCGGATTCGCACCTCGACATATTCTTCACAATCTACTTCTTCTTTTTCGACGGTCAATCCTGTCCGCTCAATCATGTCGACTGAATCGCGTAGTGTGTTCAACGCGATCCATGTATCCCGTGCAAAACTTTTATGTCGTTTCTTCGGCTTTTTCGGTGTCAGTAGACGCTCGACACGCTGTTCCGTTTCTTTGACATTCCATTCGCGTTCCATGATTTCCGCTAAGACTGAGATTTGAAGATCTGCATCCTTTAAAGGCAACAAGGCGCGCGCGTGACGTTCCGTGATCGTCCGTTGCTTCAATGCCTCGCGAATTTCAGCTGGCAAACGCAACAGACGTAACTTGTTCGCAATCGTCGACTGACTGCGTCCTAGTTTACGTGCTAAGACTTCTTGCGTAATGTGTTGCATCGCAAGCAATCGTTCATATGCTTCTGCTTCTTCGATTGGAGTCAGTTCTTCCCGTTGTAGATTCTCAATCAATGCGAGTGCAGCTGTCGTTTCATCGGTCATTTCCTTGATGATTGCGGGAATCGTTTCCCACCCAAGTGATTCAACCGCTCGAAAACGACGCTCACCCGCGATGATTTCATAACCTAGCCCCTGTTTTCGTACTACGATTGGCTGTAGTAACCCATGTTCTTCAATCGTCATTGCCAATTCTTCAATCCGCTCCCCATCAAAAATCGTTCGGGGTTGGAATTGATTGGCAACAAGCTCTGTTAGCTTTAGCTCCTGAAGCGTGTCTCGGGGATCAAGCTCAAGCGGGACAGGCTGTCCCCCTTTACCAAGCAGTTTAGCAATTGCATTTTTCACGTTCGCGCACCTCACCTTTATCAGTCATCGTTTCACGTGAAACGGTGTTTAACTCAGTGGATCTTTAGCCGGTGTTCCCGCCTTCCGCGGATATTTCCCGGGTGTTAATCGTTTTTTATCTACAATCACGATATTACGCTCACTTTCCTCACCTGGCAATTGGAACTGGAAACTTTCCCGTAAATTACCACCAAGTACTTTGAGTGCCGTTGCGCCTTCTTCTAACTCTTGCCCTAACTTCGCTGCCTTCAAGGCAACGAATTGTCCGCCGACTTTCGCGAGTGGCAAACAGTATTCTGCAAGGACTGACATCCGGGCGACAGCGCGTGCCGTCACGACATCAAAGTGTTCCCGGAACTGTTTGTTTTTACCGAACTCTTCGGCCCGACCATGATGGAACGCGACACCTTCAAGTTCAAGTTCTGTCGCGAGCATGTTCAAGAAGCCGATTCGTTTATTCAGTGAATCGATGATCGTGACTTTTAAGTGCGGGAACATGATTTTAATCGGGAGGCTCGGGAAACCGGCACCGGCTCCGACATCACAAACGGTTTCGACGTCTGTGAAATCAAAGTAGAAAGCCGCTGTGATCGAATCATAAAAATGCTTCAAGTAAACATCTTCTTTATCCGTGATTGCCGTCAGGTTCATTTTTTCATTCCATTCGACGAGTAGCTCATAGTAGCGTTTGAACTGGTGTAATTGTTGTTCTGAGACGTTGAGACCTTGCTCGGCTAAAGCCGTTACGAATTGCTGTTCGTTCATGTTATCACTCCGCAGTCAATGCGTATTGGCCTTGCTCGATGTAAATTAGCAAAATCGAGATATCTGACGGGTTAACCCCAGAAATCCGTGATGCTTGTCCAATCGAGAGCGGACGCACTTGGTTTAGTTTCTGTTTTGCTTCAATCGCGAGACCATTGATGACATCGTAATCGAGTCGATCCGGAATTCGTTTTTGTTCCATCCGCATCATACGTTCGACTTGGTCGAGTTGTTTGTCGATATAACCGGCGTACTTGACTTGGATTTCGACTTGCTCGGCCGCTCCCGCTGACAATGCGACAGGTGGCTCTGTCATGTCTGCAATCATTGCGTACGTGATTTCCGGACGTTTCAATAACGTAATTGCGTGCAACGCTTCTTTCAACGGTGAGACACCGATTGCTGTCAGTTTTTCGTTGACGTCTGGTGTCGCTTTGATGACGACTTTTTCAAGACGTTTCATTTCGCGACTGATTTCGTCTTTTTTCAGTTCGAGTTTCGCATGACGTGTGTCATTGATCAGACCGAGTTCATGCCCGATTTCAGATAAGCGAAGATCGGCATTGTCATGACGGAGTAAGAGACGGTATTCAGCACGTGACGTCAAGAGGCGATACGGTTCGTTCGTCCCTTTTGTGACGAGATCATCAATCATGACACCGATATACCCTTGCGAACGCGACAAAATCAATGGCTCTTTGCCTTGAACTTTAAGCGATGCATTGATTCCAGCCATGATGCCTTGTCCGGCAGCTTCTTCGTAGCCGCTCGTACCGTTAATTTGTCCTGCTGTGAATAACCCTTCGACCCGTTTCGTTTCAAGTGTCGGCCACAGTTGCGTCGGAATGACCGCATCGTATTCGATTGCATAGCCGGGACGCATCATTTCTGATTTTTCAAGACCGGGAATCGAACGTAAGATATCGTGTTGGACATCTTCCGGTAAGCTTGTGGATAACCCTTGGACATAGACTTCTTCCGTATCGCGACCTTCCGGCTCGAGGAAGATTTGGTGACGCGGTTTATCATTGAACCGGACGACTTTATCCTCGATCGAAGGACAGTAGCGTGGGCCTGTTCCTTTAATCATGCCTGAGAACATCGGCGAACGGTGTAAGTTCGCGTCAATCAATTGGTGCGTGTACTCTGTCGTATACGTTAACCAACATGGAATCTGTTCCGTGATCATCTGAGTCGTCTCATGGCTGAACGGTAAAGCAACCGCATCCCCTGGTTGGATTTCGGTTTTTGAATAATCAATTGTTTTTCCATCAATTCGGGGTGGTGTCCCTGTTTTGAAGCGCGCGAGC from the Exiguobacterium oxidotolerans JCM 12280 genome contains:
- the yyaC gene encoding spore protease YyaC, with translation MNFRFHSHEPKPYSFFLEHTEPFAKERLAEQLHEQVAATKETRPVVLVCIGSDRSTGDSLGPLVGTFLEKSRPAHMHVYGTLAKPVHALNLAETLHSIQTTHYKPLVIAIDACLGRLSSVGHVFFSEGPLAPGAGVQKELPAVGDFNIKAVVNVSGFMEMMILQNTRLHLVYELAELVADSFALLDAKLAAETKRTTISFTPRSI
- a CDS encoding ParB/RepB/Spo0J family partition protein; this translates as MNEIPLRAIRPNPGQPRKQFNEKALQELAHSLRQHGMIQPIVVRPRDGFYEIVAGERRYQAAKQVGFTNVPVLIIEANDTRMMELALIENIQRADLSAIEEAMAYAEMLEEFEVTQAELASRVGKSRSHITNSLRLLQLPPLVQQAVMEERLSMGHARALLALKNPQKIERMAERVITENWNVRRLEQELRERKQKRHVSEQTTELHFIEDALRERIGASVRIKTTKQAGKLEIDFMDEEDLNRILDILLPEEE
- the noc gene encoding nucleoid occlusion protein, which translates into the protein MKNAIAKLLGKGGQPVPLELDPRDTLQELKLTELVANQFQPRTIFDGERIEELAMTIEEHGLLQPIVVRKQGLGYEIIAGERRFRAVESLGWETIPAIIKEMTDETTAALALIENLQREELTPIEEAEAYERLLAMQHITQEVLARKLGRSQSTIANKLRLLRLPAEIREALKQRTITERHARALLPLKDADLQISVLAEIMEREWNVKETEQRVERLLTPKKPKKRHKSFARDTWIALNTLRDSVDMIERTGLTVEKEEVDCEEYVEVRIRIVKARP
- the rsmG gene encoding 16S rRNA (guanine(527)-N(7))-methyltransferase RsmG, whose protein sequence is MNEQQFVTALAEQGLNVSEQQLHQFKRYYELLVEWNEKMNLTAITDKEDVYLKHFYDSITAAFYFDFTDVETVCDVGAGAGFPSLPIKIMFPHLKVTIIDSLNKRIGFLNMLATELELEGVAFHHGRAEEFGKNKQFREHFDVVTARAVARMSVLAEYCLPLAKVGGQFVALKAAKLGQELEEGATALKVLGGNLRESFQFQLPGEESERNIVIVDKKRLTPGKYPRKAGTPAKDPLS
- the mnmG gene encoding tRNA uridine-5-carboxymethylaminomethyl(34) synthesis enzyme MnmG, which gives rise to MAYQAGEFDVIVVGAGHAGIEASLASARMGSKTVMLTMNPDMVGFMYCNPSIGGPAKGIVVREIDALGGEMARAIDATYIQMKMLNTSKGPAVRALRAQADKFEYQNRMKKALEDEPNLLLRQALVERLLIEDGRCVGVVTNTGAEYRANAVVITTGTFMRGKIIIGELSYESGPNNQMPSVNLSKHLEELGFELARFKTGTPPRIDGKTIDYSKTEIQPGDAVALPFSHETTQMITEQIPCWLTYTTEYTHQLIDANLHRSPMFSGMIKGTGPRYCPSIEDKVVRFNDKPRHQIFLEPEGRDTEEVYVQGLSTSLPEDVQHDILRSIPGLEKSEMMRPGYAIEYDAVIPTQLWPTLETKRVEGLFTAGQINGTSGYEEAAGQGIMAGINASLKVQGKEPLILSRSQGYIGVMIDDLVTKGTNEPYRLLTSRAEYRLLLRHDNADLRLSEIGHELGLINDTRHAKLELKKDEISREMKRLEKVVIKATPDVNEKLTAIGVSPLKEALHAITLLKRPEITYAMIADMTEPPVALSAGAAEQVEIQVKYAGYIDKQLDQVERMMRMEQKRIPDRLDYDVINGLAIEAKQKLNQVRPLSIGQASRISGVNPSDISILLIYIEQGQYALTAE